In a single window of the Massilia oculi genome:
- a CDS encoding penicillin-binding protein 1A, producing the protein MKEKQAASSSSSKFSPKRLILMAVAGLFGLGAIGVLVLVFALAMAYPNLPALDTITDYRPKMPLRIFTADNVLIGEFGEERRTLVHFRDIPDVMKKAVLSIEDDRFYEHSGIDYLGILRAAFRNATGGARQGASTITQQVARNFFLSSEQTFKRKAYEALLAWKIEKNLTKDQILELYMNQIYLGQRAFGFQSAAQIYFGKDLRDITVAEAAMLAGLPKAPSAYNPVVNPTRAKTRQQYILQRMHSLGYINDAQFAQAKEEPLKIKTDSTAFGVHAEYVAEMARQLVYEQFKEDTYTRGLNVFTTITKADQDAAYLALRRGVMDYERRRPYRGPESFIDIPGAKLDADEAIEAELAEHPDSDNIIAAVVLQASPTQVQATIASGDTITISGPGLAFARAWLSDKAAPNRRVRRGAVIRVMQDDESKWLITQMPEVESAFVAANTEDGSIRALVGGFDFNRNKFNHVTQAWRQPGSSFKPFIYSASLERGLSPATIVNDAPISFDAGQTGGQAWEPKNYDNKYEGPMTMRRGLTSSKNMISIRILNKIGARYGQEYASRFGFEPERNPAYLTLALGAGATTPLQMAGAYAVFANGGYRISPYLISKVTDSDGKVLSEARPARAGDEANRVIDARNAFLMDSMLKDVVRYGTAAKAMALKRTDLAGKTGTTNDSIDAWFAGYQPKVVGIAWMGYDKPRNLGARETGGGLALPIWIGYMQKALKGEPNVEREVPAGLVQYGSDYYYAETPPGSGVETLDVGPPPAPEQQKERDAVRNELF; encoded by the coding sequence ATGAAAGAGAAACAAGCAGCATCCTCTTCCTCTTCGAAGTTCAGCCCCAAGCGCCTGATCCTGATGGCCGTCGCCGGCCTGTTCGGCCTGGGCGCCATCGGCGTGCTGGTGCTCGTGTTCGCCCTTGCGATGGCCTACCCGAACCTGCCGGCGCTGGACACCATCACCGATTACCGGCCCAAGATGCCGCTGCGTATCTTTACAGCCGATAACGTCCTGATCGGCGAGTTCGGCGAGGAGCGCCGCACCCTGGTCCACTTCAGGGACATCCCGGATGTCATGAAAAAGGCCGTGCTGTCGATCGAGGACGACCGCTTCTACGAGCACAGCGGCATCGATTACCTGGGGATCCTGCGCGCCGCCTTCCGCAACGCCACCGGTGGCGCGCGCCAGGGCGCCTCGACCATCACCCAGCAGGTCGCGCGCAACTTCTTCCTGTCGTCCGAGCAGACCTTCAAGCGCAAGGCCTACGAGGCCTTGCTGGCCTGGAAGATCGAGAAGAACCTGACCAAGGACCAGATCCTCGAGCTGTACATGAACCAGATCTACCTGGGCCAGCGCGCCTTCGGCTTCCAGTCGGCGGCCCAGATCTATTTCGGCAAGGACCTGCGCGACATCACCGTGGCCGAAGCGGCCATGCTGGCCGGCCTGCCGAAGGCGCCGTCGGCCTACAATCCAGTCGTCAACCCGACCCGCGCCAAGACCCGCCAGCAATACATCCTGCAGCGCATGCACTCGCTCGGCTACATCAACGACGCCCAGTTCGCCCAGGCGAAGGAAGAGCCGCTCAAGATCAAGACCGACAGCACCGCCTTCGGCGTGCATGCCGAATACGTGGCCGAGATGGCGCGCCAGCTGGTTTATGAACAGTTCAAGGAAGACACCTATACCCGCGGCCTGAACGTGTTCACCACCATCACCAAGGCCGACCAGGACGCCGCCTATCTGGCCCTGCGCCGCGGCGTGATGGACTACGAGCGCCGCCGCCCCTACCGCGGCCCCGAATCGTTCATCGACATCCCGGGCGCCAAGCTGGACGCGGACGAGGCGATCGAGGCCGAGCTGGCCGAGCATCCGGACAGCGACAACATCATCGCCGCCGTCGTGCTGCAGGCTTCCCCGACGCAGGTCCAGGCGACCATCGCCTCGGGCGACACGATCACCATTTCGGGCCCGGGCCTCGCCTTCGCGCGCGCCTGGCTGTCGGACAAGGCGGCCCCGAACCGCCGCGTGCGCCGCGGCGCCGTGATCCGTGTGATGCAGGACGACGAGTCGAAGTGGCTGATCACCCAGATGCCGGAAGTCGAATCGGCCTTCGTGGCGGCCAATACCGAGGACGGTTCGATCCGCGCCCTGGTCGGCGGCTTCGACTTCAATCGCAACAAGTTCAACCACGTGACGCAGGCCTGGCGCCAGCCGGGTTCCTCGTTCAAGCCCTTCATCTACTCGGCGTCGCTCGAGCGCGGCCTGTCGCCGGCGACGATCGTCAACGACGCTCCGATCAGCTTCGACGCCGGCCAGACCGGCGGCCAGGCCTGGGAGCCGAAGAACTACGACAACAAGTACGAAGGTCCGATGACCATGCGGCGCGGCCTGACCTCGTCGAAGAACATGATCTCGATCCGCATCCTGAACAAGATCGGCGCGCGCTACGGCCAGGAATACGCGAGCCGCTTCGGCTTCGAGCCTGAACGCAATCCGGCCTACCTGACCCTGGCGCTGGGCGCCGGCGCCACCACGCCGCTGCAGATGGCCGGCGCCTACGCGGTGTTCGCCAACGGCGGCTACCGCATCAGCCCCTACCTGATCTCGAAGGTCACCGACAGCGACGGCAAGGTGCTGTCCGAGGCGCGCCCGGCGCGCGCCGGCGACGAGGCCAACCGCGTGATCGACGCGCGCAACGCCTTCCTGATGGACAGCATGCTCAAGGACGTGGTGCGCTACGGGACCGCGGCCAAGGCGATGGCGCTCAAGCGCACCGACCTGGCGGGCAAGACCGGCACCACCAACGACTCGATCGACGCCTGGTTCGCCGGCTACCAGCCGAAGGTGGTGGGCATCGCCTGGATGGGCTACGACAAGCCGCGCAACCTGGGCGCCCGCGAAACCGGCGGCGGCCTGGCGCTGCCGATCTGGATCGGCTACATGCAGAAGGCGCTCAAGGGCGAGCCGAACGTCGAGCGCGAAGTGCCGGCCGGGCTGGTGCAGTACGGGTCGGATTACTACTACGCCGAGACGCCGCCGGGCAGCGGGGTCGAGACGCTGGATGTGGGGCCGCCTCCGGCGCCGGAACAGCAGAAGGAACGTGATGCGGTGAGGAACGAGTTGTTCTGA
- the cyaY gene encoding iron donor protein CyaY, which produces MTETEFLDLADLTLKQIEDAFDRLNDEDVIDVECKRSGNVLEIEFIDNGSKIIVNSQAPLQEMWVAARSGGYHYKRVGDEWRNTRDDSEFFASLSKYAGEQGGAQVSLA; this is translated from the coding sequence ATGACCGAAACCGAATTTTTGGACCTTGCCGACCTGACCCTCAAGCAGATCGAGGACGCCTTTGACCGCCTGAACGACGAGGACGTGATCGACGTCGAATGCAAGCGCAGCGGCAATGTGCTGGAGATCGAGTTCATCGATAACGGCTCCAAGATCATCGTCAACAGCCAGGCGCCCTTGCAGGAAATGTGGGTGGCGGCGCGCTCGGGCGGTTATCACTACAAGCGTGTGGGCGACGAGTGGCGCAACACGCGGGATGACAGCGAGTTCTTCGCGTCGTTGTCCAAGTATGCGGGGGAGCAGGGCGGGGCGCAGGTGTCGCTGGCCTGA
- the lptM gene encoding LPS translocon maturation chaperone LptM, translating to MKSSLALLPAAVLLAALSGCGQTGDLYMPTPPARPASAPPAAPVDQPPQPVPSNNASTPAPHR from the coding sequence GTGAAGTCCTCTCTTGCGCTTCTCCCGGCCGCTGTTTTGCTCGCCGCCCTGTCGGGCTGCGGCCAGACCGGCGACCTGTACATGCCGACGCCGCCCGCCAGGCCCGCATCGGCGCCGCCCGCGGCCCCGGTCGATCAGCCACCCCAGCCCGTCCCTTCGAACAACGCCTCCACCCCTGCACCGCACCGCTGA
- the lysA gene encoding diaminopimelate decarboxylase, whose product MSYFPYQDGVLHAENVSLSAIAEQFGTPTYVYSKAALLDNFSAYHDACQGRDALVCYAMKANSNLAVLDLLARQGAGFDIVSGGELLRVIAAGGDPGKTIFSGVGKTVEEMTLALEKGILCFNVESIPELHRLNEVAGTLGMRAPVSLRVNPNVDAKTHPYIATGLKANKFGVAFDDALDTYRTAAGLPHLDVVGIDCHIGSQLLDDAPLLEALDKLIELIDTLHAEGIHLHHLDIGGGIGVDYGVAGDKPPVPVGDYLGRLFARIDAWRAEKHGGQPVKVIFEPGRSIVANAGVLLTKTEFLKPGAEKNFCIVDAAMNDLMRPTLYQAWMGVQPVSPRDGEKLVWDIVGPVCESGDWLARERELALAQGDLLAIMTAGAYGMTMASNYNTRGRAAEVIVDGDVTHLVRRRETPAEVFALESMIK is encoded by the coding sequence ATGTCCTACTTCCCGTACCAAGACGGCGTCCTGCACGCCGAAAACGTTTCGCTGTCCGCCATCGCGGAACAGTTCGGCACGCCGACCTACGTCTACTCGAAAGCCGCCCTGCTCGACAACTTCTCCGCTTACCACGACGCCTGCCAGGGCCGCGACGCCCTCGTCTGCTATGCGATGAAGGCCAACTCGAACCTGGCCGTGCTCGACCTGCTGGCGCGCCAGGGTGCGGGCTTCGACATCGTCTCGGGCGGAGAACTGCTGCGCGTGATCGCGGCCGGCGGCGACCCGGGCAAGACCATTTTTTCAGGCGTCGGCAAGACTGTTGAAGAGATGACCCTCGCGCTGGAAAAAGGCATCCTCTGCTTCAACGTCGAATCGATCCCCGAACTGCACCGCCTCAACGAGGTCGCCGGCACGCTCGGCATGCGCGCCCCGGTCTCGCTGCGCGTCAACCCGAACGTCGACGCCAAGACCCACCCGTATATCGCGACCGGCCTGAAGGCCAACAAGTTCGGCGTGGCCTTCGACGATGCGCTGGACACCTACCGCACCGCCGCGGGCCTGCCGCACCTGGACGTGGTCGGCATCGACTGCCATATCGGCTCGCAGCTGCTGGACGACGCCCCGCTGCTCGAAGCCCTCGATAAGCTGATCGAACTGATCGATACCTTGCATGCCGAAGGCATCCACCTGCACCACCTGGACATCGGCGGCGGCATCGGTGTCGACTACGGCGTGGCCGGCGACAAGCCGCCGGTGCCGGTGGGCGACTATCTGGGCCGCCTGTTCGCGCGCATCGACGCCTGGCGCGCCGAGAAGCACGGCGGCCAGCCGGTCAAGGTGATCTTCGAGCCGGGCCGCTCGATCGTGGCCAACGCCGGCGTGCTGCTGACGAAGACCGAATTCCTCAAACCCGGTGCCGAGAAGAACTTCTGCATCGTCGACGCCGCGATGAACGACCTGATGCGTCCGACCCTGTACCAGGCCTGGATGGGCGTGCAGCCGGTGAGCCCGCGCGATGGCGAAAAACTGGTGTGGGACATCGTCGGCCCCGTGTGCGAGTCGGGCGACTGGCTGGCGCGCGAGCGCGAACTGGCTCTGGCCCAGGGCGACCTGCTGGCCATCATGACGGCCGGCGCCTACGGCAT